One window of Sulfurospirillum sp. 1612 genomic DNA carries:
- a CDS encoding ComEA family DNA-binding protein: MKFLALLVMVASFVFGAVDINNANIKELTTLNGVGISKAKAIVSYREKHCFKKVDDIIQVKGLGAKFLEKNRKNMKIGACKK, translated from the coding sequence ATGAAGTTTTTAGCTTTACTGGTTATGGTTGCAAGTTTTGTTTTTGGTGCGGTTGACATCAATAATGCCAATATTAAAGAGCTGACAACACTCAATGGTGTTGGTATCTCAAAAGCAAAAGCTATCGTCTCTTACCGAGAAAAACACTGTTTTAAAAAAGTCGATGATATCATCCAAGTAAAAGGGTTGGGGGCAAAGTTTTTGGAGAAAAATCGAAAAAATATGAAAATAGGCGCTTGCAAAAAATAA
- a CDS encoding LLM class flavin-dependent oxidoreductase, producing MKKLKLSVLDQSPVHDGKADRFGLLDTIELAKICDTLGYHRYWLAEHHNTTGYASCAPEIMINSVATATQNMRIGSGGVMLNHYSAFKVAETFNMLEALHPGRIDVGIGRAPGSDFMTSRALGGNREIDYSQKAYDLIGYLNQNLDKNHPFFDVALTPTGLNAPPVYLLGSSEGSSQLAGVLGAGFVLALFIGNHERTPEIIKEYKKSFIPSTSFEAPKAMIAVACIVADSKEEAEFIASSHLYWKLQAATQYKREPLKSPEELVKIIKNLSDVDRQYYEESKQAMVLGTAKECQEKLAKLAAFYDVDEVLIVNVTYHFKDRVKSYQLLAQ from the coding sequence ATGAAAAAATTAAAACTAAGCGTACTCGACCAATCGCCAGTACATGATGGCAAAGCCGATCGATTTGGGTTGCTCGATACGATAGAATTAGCCAAGATATGCGACACTTTAGGGTATCATCGTTATTGGTTAGCAGAACATCACAATACCACAGGCTATGCCTCTTGTGCTCCTGAAATCATGATAAACTCCGTTGCTACCGCGACACAGAATATGAGAATCGGAAGCGGGGGCGTGATGCTGAACCATTACAGCGCGTTTAAAGTGGCGGAGACTTTCAATATGCTAGAAGCACTCCATCCCGGTAGAATCGATGTGGGAATAGGGCGCGCTCCGGGAAGTGATTTTATGACATCACGTGCCTTAGGCGGAAATCGTGAGATTGATTATTCGCAAAAGGCGTATGATTTGATTGGATATTTAAATCAAAACTTAGACAAAAATCACCCATTTTTTGATGTTGCGCTGACACCAACAGGCCTCAACGCCCCACCGGTGTATCTGCTAGGCTCTAGTGAGGGAAGCTCTCAACTCGCAGGCGTCTTGGGTGCTGGATTTGTTTTGGCACTTTTTATAGGCAATCATGAACGCACTCCTGAAATCATCAAAGAGTACAAAAAATCCTTTATCCCTTCTACTTCATTTGAAGCACCCAAGGCGATGATTGCGGTGGCGTGTATCGTCGCAGACTCCAAAGAAGAGGCAGAATTTATAGCAAGTTCACATCTGTATTGGAAATTGCAAGCGGCGACGCAGTATAAGCGAGAACCACTAAAAAGTCCCGAAGAACTCGTGAAAATTATCAAAAATTTATCAGATGTTGATAGACAATATTATGAAGAATCCAAGCAAGCGATGGTATTAGGAACAGCAAAAGAATGCCAAGAAAAACTCGCCAAACTTGCTGCGTTTTATGATGTTGATGAAGTCTTGATCGTCAATGTGACCTATCATTTTAAAGATCGTGTCAAATCGTATCAACTCCTCGCCCAGTAG
- a CDS encoding bifunctional 3,4-dihydroxy-2-butanone 4-phosphate synthase/GTP cyclohydrolase II, with protein sequence MSEERVKRAIEDIKQGKMVLMVDDEDRENEGDLVYAGTFSTPQMVNFMASHAKGLICVALSKKISDKLELAPMVLNNNSQHETAFTVTVDAKDCTTGISAYERDMTIKVLADNLSNPDDLVRPGHIFPLIARKGGTLVRTGHTEGSVDLCRLAGLHEVAVICEVMKDDGTMARRPDLDIFCKENDINMVYISDIVEYRMKSESLVREVASSTTKFLDVDTRKVDMVDHEGNHHTAYQFGEPQETMAVKFHNILRDDELFANTTKLHSMLNAIAYLKEHGGLLVFIDDENSHSKEIREYGIGAQILNKLGIKNIRLLSMSKNKDFVGIGGFGLKIVENIEL encoded by the coding sequence ATGTCAGAAGAGAGAGTAAAAAGAGCGATAGAGGACATCAAACAAGGCAAAATGGTTTTGATGGTAGATGATGAAGATCGAGAAAATGAAGGAGATTTGGTTTATGCGGGGACTTTTTCTACCCCTCAGATGGTCAATTTTATGGCTTCACACGCCAAAGGTTTGATTTGTGTGGCTCTTTCAAAGAAAATTTCGGATAAATTAGAGTTAGCACCCATGGTACTCAACAACAATTCACAGCACGAAACAGCCTTTACCGTGACGGTAGATGCAAAAGATTGTACGACAGGGATATCCGCGTATGAGCGAGATATGACCATTAAAGTATTAGCAGATAATCTTAGTAATCCGGACGATTTAGTAAGACCAGGACACATCTTCCCATTGATTGCGCGAAAAGGTGGTACTTTGGTGAGAACCGGACATACTGAAGGCTCTGTGGATTTATGTCGTTTGGCAGGCTTACATGAAGTCGCGGTGATTTGTGAAGTCATGAAAGATGATGGCACGATGGCAAGAAGGCCAGATTTGGATATTTTTTGCAAAGAAAATGATATCAATATGGTGTATATCTCAGATATTGTTGAATATCGTATGAAAAGCGAATCATTGGTGCGTGAAGTCGCTTCTTCTACTACCAAATTTTTGGATGTTGATACAAGAAAAGTCGATATGGTAGATCATGAAGGCAACCATCACACCGCCTATCAGTTTGGTGAACCACAAGAAACGATGGCGGTCAAGTTCCATAATATCCTTAGGGATGATGAACTGTTTGCTAATACCACTAAATTACACAGTATGCTCAACGCCATTGCTTATCTGAAAGAACACGGTGGATTGTTGGTCTTCATAGATGATGAAAATTCACACAGCAAAGAGATTCGAGAATACGGTATTGGAGCACAGATTCTCAATAAATTAGGAATCAAAAATATCAGACTGCTTTCCATGTCAAAAAATAAAGATTTTGTCGGTATCGGCGGTTTTGGATTGAAAATTGTTGAAAATATAGAACTCTAA
- a CDS encoding glutaminase, whose product MDYEAILKEIQEEIKPYLEQGKVADYIPALGRVNPNQFAMSLQLFDGTTFGVGDVDTKFSIQSISKVFTFTLALDLYEKTLHERVGIEPSGNPFNSLVQLEYEKGIPRNPFINAGAIVVTDMLVSGYHDKTFERIVDFIRNVSDNRALSHDKEVADSEAAYGYRNMSLINMMKSFGNIQNDIADVMAVYFQQCSISMSAHELSRAMLFLANHGVDPITQKRYISASQAKKLSSLMLTCGHYDASGDFAFKVGLPGKSGVGGGIVAIVPNLMSLCVWSPRLNARGNSLAGTKALELFTTKTELSIF is encoded by the coding sequence ATGGATTATGAAGCAATATTAAAAGAAATACAAGAGGAAATCAAGCCTTATTTGGAGCAAGGAAAAGTAGCTGATTATATTCCGGCACTTGGGCGTGTGAACCCCAACCAATTTGCGATGAGCTTGCAGCTTTTTGATGGCACGACTTTTGGTGTCGGGGATGTGGATACAAAATTTTCGATCCAAAGTATCTCGAAAGTTTTTACCTTTACCTTGGCGCTGGATTTGTATGAAAAAACACTTCATGAAAGAGTCGGTATTGAGCCCTCTGGCAATCCATTTAACTCTCTTGTGCAGCTTGAATACGAAAAGGGGATACCAAGAAATCCCTTCATTAATGCCGGTGCGATCGTTGTGACGGATATGTTGGTGAGCGGGTATCATGATAAGACATTTGAAAGAATTGTGGATTTTATCCGCAATGTGAGCGACAATAGGGCACTATCTCATGATAAAGAAGTCGCAGATTCAGAAGCGGCGTATGGTTATCGTAATATGTCTTTGATTAACATGATGAAGAGTTTCGGTAATATTCAAAATGATATTGCAGATGTTATGGCTGTCTATTTTCAACAATGTTCCATCTCGATGAGTGCACATGAGTTGAGTCGCGCGATGCTGTTTCTTGCCAATCATGGTGTTGACCCGATAACACAAAAGCGCTATATTAGTGCATCACAAGCCAAAAAGCTGAGCTCGTTGATGCTGACGTGCGGACATTATGATGCTTCGGGTGATTTTGCCTTCAAAGTAGGACTACCTGGTAAAAGTGGTGTGGGTGGTGGTATTGTGGCGATCGTTCCCAATCTCATGTCATTATGTGTTTGGTCACCACGTTTAAATGCACGAGGTAATTCTTTGGCAGGGACAAAAGCGCTCGAACTGTTTACGACAAAAACAGAACTTTCTATATTTTAA
- a CDS encoding helix-turn-helix transcriptional regulator, with the protein MHGKNRIKRLSSILLALSKGNALSTLNLANRYGVSTKVIRTDFSSYILPLFSDSKIYYDHTTQSYHAKKNFLHETLLSAEELAIIAILKYKARDKYSDENLYEKTTLLFEKFEKTLDNKLYQKSAVEKIDNFKEEITRIKNAISSRRIITCTYNNKTREIYPLKILNFEGYWYLVIYEPKDTKIKTFHLNSIKNIEIHDTQYVFDFDQIKSFENAINAFHVLNQEPLFIELYVDAKVAKYFLRKPLSPSQRILNECEDGALELEIMVSDFREIIPTIQRYIPHIKVIEPEALRSQINKNIQQYIDDQTR; encoded by the coding sequence ATGCACGGTAAAAATAGAATCAAAAGATTGTCTTCGATATTGCTAGCCCTTAGCAAAGGAAATGCCCTTTCTACCCTAAACCTTGCAAATAGGTATGGTGTTTCAACAAAAGTGATACGAACCGATTTTAGCTCTTATATTTTACCGCTCTTTTCAGATTCTAAGATTTACTACGATCATACCACGCAATCTTATCATGCAAAAAAGAACTTTTTACATGAGACGCTTCTAAGCGCAGAAGAACTCGCTATCATCGCCATACTCAAATATAAAGCCCGGGATAAATATAGCGATGAAAATCTATATGAGAAAACTACGCTCCTATTTGAAAAATTTGAAAAAACACTGGACAATAAACTCTATCAAAAATCTGCCGTTGAAAAAATCGACAACTTCAAAGAAGAGATCACGCGCATCAAAAATGCTATCAGCTCCAGGCGTATTATCACTTGTACTTACAACAACAAAACAAGAGAGATATATCCGCTCAAGATTTTAAATTTTGAAGGATACTGGTACTTGGTTATTTACGAACCAAAGGATACAAAAATCAAAACATTTCACCTCAATAGTATCAAAAATATTGAAATCCATGATACGCAATATGTATTTGACTTTGATCAGATCAAAAGCTTTGAGAATGCCATCAATGCCTTTCATGTGCTCAACCAAGAGCCATTGTTTATAGAGCTGTATGTAGATGCCAAAGTGGCAAAATATTTTCTAAGAAAACCGTTGTCTCCATCGCAAAGAATATTAAATGAGTGTGAAGATGGTGCTCTTGAGCTTGAAATCATGGTGAGTGACTTCAGAGAGATCATCCCAACAATACAGCGATATATACCTCATATTAAAGTCATCGAACCCGAAGCACTAAGGAGCCAAATCAATAAAAATATACAACAATACATAGATGACCAAACTAGGTAA
- the cas6 gene encoding CRISPR-associated endoribonuclease Cas6: MRYFELICTAYMKKELAFERSFEQISKYISFSMAQSDLADFHKKDGYKYYVFGGFLPIEKDKIYKTGNTYKFTLRSLDEHFIDTLAKALRANINNSDFLVVQTTKKIIKQFFISELYSATPVIVTTENGKFWTMQENGNILQLQKQLHDNLEKKYNSFFKEKLQVEQNFIQLLEIKNRVPQNIRIEKDSHKIIFFGNKFKIIPNEDEVSQKLAFTALACGLGEKNSYGGGFLLGRGMRL; encoded by the coding sequence ATGAGATATTTTGAACTGATATGCACCGCATACATGAAAAAAGAGCTGGCTTTTGAGAGAAGTTTTGAACAAATCTCAAAGTATATAAGCTTTTCGATGGCACAAAGTGATTTGGCAGATTTTCATAAAAAAGATGGATATAAATATTATGTTTTCGGTGGATTCTTGCCGATAGAAAAAGACAAAATATATAAAACGGGAAATACTTACAAATTTACCCTTCGATCCCTTGACGAACATTTTATCGATACGCTTGCCAAGGCACTCAGAGCCAATATAAACAATAGTGACTTTCTAGTCGTCCAAACCACCAAAAAAATAATAAAGCAGTTTTTCATATCAGAACTTTACAGCGCCACTCCCGTCATCGTCACAACTGAAAATGGAAAATTTTGGACGATGCAAGAAAATGGCAACATCCTACAACTCCAAAAACAACTCCATGACAACCTGGAGAAAAAATACAACAGCTTCTTTAAAGAAAAACTACAAGTAGAACAAAATTTTATCCAACTGCTTGAGATCAAAAATAGAGTACCCCAAAATATCCGCATCGAAAAAGACAGCCATAAAATCATCTTTTTTGGGAACAAATTTAAAATAATCCCCAATGAAGATGAAGTTTCTCAAAAGTTAGCGTTTACAGCACTTGCATGTGGACTTGGGGAGAAAAATAGTTATGGAGGTGGGTTTTTGTTGGGGAGGGGAATGCGATTATGA
- a CDS encoding type I CRISPR-associated protein Cas7 has product MSSTEFKNRVYGCVVVKAINANYNADFSGLPRRLKSDGSFYATDKSFKWLVRNYIKKNYSHEKVLFTKVFDDKLNTMKLKEAFESLSDEKINKDNMKDTLFPKLLNFIDIRLFGAVFSPEGKKDNNISIHGNVQINHATDLYKKGRVYTDEILAPFTAIGSMSKATEAHYIHNFSVNPKNLSSWKNIFKKDAETSKQETLLDDDVKNDTFKLLSQNDIAILKNSFNNAATFYDSHSKAGVENELSIYVTLKETSTLTLPSLAQFIAFEKGKENENNSFDITKLINYLSKYEEQIKSIDIYYIDELLNVINSSNELSAIIHKHDLLEVLEVNENEKTY; this is encoded by the coding sequence ATGAGTAGTACAGAATTTAAAAACAGAGTGTATGGATGTGTAGTGGTAAAAGCGATTAATGCAAATTATAATGCAGATTTCAGTGGGTTGCCTAGAAGATTGAAAAGTGATGGTAGTTTTTATGCTACGGACAAATCTTTTAAGTGGTTGGTTAGAAACTATATTAAGAAAAATTATAGTCATGAAAAAGTGCTTTTTACAAAAGTTTTTGATGATAAATTAAACACAATGAAATTAAAAGAGGCTTTTGAAAGTTTGAGTGATGAGAAAATCAATAAAGACAATATGAAAGATACTCTTTTTCCAAAACTTTTAAATTTTATCGATATAAGACTTTTTGGTGCAGTATTCTCTCCAGAAGGAAAAAAAGACAATAATATATCAATACATGGCAATGTTCAAATTAATCATGCAACAGATTTGTATAAAAAAGGGCGTGTGTATACTGATGAAATATTAGCACCATTTACAGCAATCGGTAGTATGAGCAAAGCTACAGAGGCTCACTATATCCACAACTTTTCAGTCAATCCAAAAAATTTATCAAGTTGGAAAAATATTTTTAAGAAAGATGCAGAAACTTCAAAACAGGAAACTTTGCTTGATGATGATGTGAAAAATGATACATTCAAGCTTTTATCACAAAATGATATTGCAATCCTAAAAAACTCGTTTAATAATGCTGCAACATTTTATGATTCTCACTCAAAAGCTGGTGTAGAAAATGAGCTCTCAATTTATGTAACATTAAAAGAAACATCAACCTTAACCTTGCCAAGTTTAGCTCAATTTATAGCATTTGAAAAAGGAAAAGAGAACGAAAATAATTCATTTGATATAACTAAACTTATCAATTATTTATCTAAATATGAGGAGCAAATAAAGTCTATAGATATTTATTACATCGATGAGCTTTTAAATGTTATAAATAGTAGTAATGAATTATCAGCTATCATACATAAACATGATTTATTAGAAGTCTTAGAAGTGAATGAAAATGAAAAAACTTATTAG
- the cas5b gene encoding type I-B CRISPR-associated protein Cas5b, with protein MKKLISFTIKAEFGFFKKPDINDKIFISYNMIHKPSLLGILGAIMGYDGYAQSKDKAQLPEYYQKLKDIRVAIAPSSENGGIFKKEFILFNNTTNGQTANITEQTLVNPAYRIYLELDDANEEHTKLIDSLKNHRAVYLPYMGKNEFSLWWDNFHEHGRCNELQEKEKFEIKTIIVKDENFVLKNSGYKERTTNYFYLFERLPIGFDKQLKQYSYQDFLYTNAVFKSNEFGKLCLINLYECDEGVICLF; from the coding sequence ATGAAAAAACTTATTAGTTTTACAATCAAAGCAGAATTTGGATTTTTTAAAAAGCCAGATATAAACGATAAAATTTTTATCTCTTACAATATGATTCATAAGCCCTCACTTTTAGGAATATTAGGTGCAATCATGGGTTATGATGGTTATGCTCAAAGTAAAGATAAAGCACAACTCCCAGAATATTATCAAAAGTTAAAAGATATAAGAGTGGCTATTGCCCCAAGCTCAGAAAATGGTGGAATTTTTAAAAAAGAGTTTATTTTATTTAACAATACCACCAATGGACAAACAGCAAATATTACAGAACAAACGCTAGTGAATCCCGCTTATAGAATTTATCTTGAACTTGATGATGCAAATGAAGAGCATACTAAATTAATAGATAGTTTGAAAAATCATAGAGCAGTTTATCTTCCATATATGGGCAAAAATGAATTTTCTTTGTGGTGGGATAATTTTCATGAACATGGAAGATGTAACGAGCTTCAAGAAAAAGAAAAATTTGAAATAAAAACGATAATTGTAAAAGATGAAAATTTTGTGCTAAAAAACAGTGGATATAAAGAGCGAACTACAAATTATTTTTATCTTTTTGAGAGATTGCCTATTGGATTTGATAAGCAACTCAAGCAATATAGTTATCAAGATTTTTTATACACGAATGCAGTATTTAAATCAAATGAATTTGGAAAATTATGCCTTATTAATCTTTATGAATGTGATGAGGGTGTGATATGTCTATTTTAA
- the cas3 gene encoding CRISPR-associated helicase Cas3': protein MSILKFSELDIKLTIDDKYKAHKRCIDNKVINDKNVCVKFAKESLKEHIDLVYDYFLFLVEQNGLENYLDKLFEQSINLLEDIKEKIEFGDFVKYLFAKAIYWHDMGKINPNFQVDKMGNDKFKNIELSESSNHSPLGAYLFINHSLEELYGKNWDEDEIEIIESIVYLFGYFISKHHGSLYKSSDFEFSDDLEEFLKLFDIDKNLIKVHKDEKRVFSNIFDYIEDNKDTLFLLSKSLFSLLIISDYYATAQFMNYGNQKELAYKDFGLIDALFREKVYTEFYTDKLDENNKKITFNQDLKDITDIEIGFNKLEEKSNINLNILRNKLFLEVRENLRAELKKEKKQNLFYIEAPTGAGKTNLSVMSAVEILKEDESINKIFYVFPFTTLITQTYEAIKNVLNLDNSQMVQLHSKAKYNQKEESKKDGVYGDEKTNFLDNQFMNYPITLLSHVKFFNVLTGVSKDDNYIFHRLANSIVIIDEIQTYNPNLWSSIVYLLDSFADKFNMKFIVMSATLPKIGDILNEPNHKFIKLVTHKKEYFSNPNFGERVKIFTEDKKIKEPKDIYKRLLEESKNYQKLESNKTDKVRTIIEFITKKGADEFYQHAKDHNKLFDEIFILSGTILEPRRKEIINFLKNTNDKNILLVTTQVVEAGVDIDMDIGFKEKSLIDSDEQLAGRINRNSSKEGNKLFLFEMTNAKAKFVYKGDKRLNISVDENVLETKDFDAYYNQVIAKIKTSNDTPFIEGLKSYVDHIKNLRFSESHVKIIDMESLSVFVPHCDEAVEIWEEYVQTIKNQDEDYTSRQIKLQNLASKISQYTFSLADYKNSGINYLKNYGEEKYGYLYLKEWDTDCDGKKLYSYKDGLDTSVLRGEFVSMII from the coding sequence ATGTCTATTTTAAAATTTAGTGAGTTAGATATCAAGCTAACAATAGATGATAAATATAAAGCACACAAAAGATGTATCGACAACAAAGTCATTAATGATAAAAATGTATGTGTTAAATTTGCAAAAGAGAGCCTCAAAGAACATATAGACTTGGTTTATGACTATTTTTTATTCTTAGTAGAGCAAAATGGTTTAGAAAATTATCTTGATAAACTTTTTGAACAGAGTATTAATCTCTTGGAAGATATAAAAGAGAAAATAGAGTTTGGTGATTTTGTAAAATATCTATTTGCAAAGGCTATCTATTGGCATGATATGGGGAAAATAAATCCTAATTTTCAAGTCGATAAGATGGGTAATGATAAATTTAAAAATATTGAACTATCAGAGAGTAGTAATCATTCGCCATTAGGGGCTTATCTGTTTATAAATCACTCTTTAGAAGAACTTTATGGTAAAAACTGGGATGAAGATGAGATAGAGATAATTGAAAGCATTGTCTATCTCTTTGGATATTTTATCTCTAAGCATCATGGCTCTCTTTATAAAAGTAGTGATTTTGAGTTCAGCGATGATTTAGAAGAGTTTTTAAAACTATTTGACATTGATAAAAATCTCATAAAAGTACACAAAGATGAAAAGAGAGTCTTTTCAAATATTTTTGATTATATTGAAGATAATAAAGATACGCTATTTTTGTTGTCAAAATCTCTCTTCTCACTCCTCATCATATCGGACTACTACGCCACAGCTCAATTTATGAATTATGGCAATCAAAAAGAACTTGCGTATAAAGATTTTGGCTTAATAGATGCATTGTTTCGTGAAAAAGTTTATACGGAATTTTATACTGATAAACTTGATGAAAATAATAAAAAGATAACATTTAATCAAGATTTAAAAGATATTACAGATATAGAAATTGGTTTTAATAAATTGGAAGAAAAATCAAATATAAATCTAAATATTTTAAGAAATAAACTTTTTTTAGAAGTGAGAGAAAACCTAAGAGCAGAACTCAAAAAAGAGAAGAAACAAAACCTCTTTTACATCGAAGCTCCGACAGGTGCAGGAAAAACGAACCTTTCTGTCATGAGTGCCGTTGAGATTTTAAAAGAAGATGAGTCTATCAATAAGATATTTTATGTATTTCCATTTACTACACTTATCACCCAAACTTATGAGGCTATAAAAAATGTTTTAAATTTGGATAACTCACAGATGGTACAACTTCATTCAAAGGCAAAATACAACCAAAAAGAGGAAAGTAAAAAAGATGGTGTTTATGGTGATGAAAAAACAAACTTTTTAGATAATCAGTTTATGAATTATCCTATAACACTCTTAAGTCATGTGAAGTTTTTCAATGTTTTAACAGGTGTTTCAAAAGATGATAACTATATCTTCCATCGTTTGGCTAATTCTATTGTAATTATAGATGAGATACAGACTTATAATCCTAATCTTTGGTCAAGTATAGTTTATTTGCTTGATAGTTTTGCAGATAAATTTAATATGAAGTTTATTGTCATGAGTGCTACTTTACCAAAGATAGGCGATATTTTAAATGAGCCAAATCATAAGTTTATAAAGTTAGTCACCCATAAAAAAGAGTATTTTTCAAATCCTAATTTTGGAGAGAGAGTTAAAATTTTTACAGAAGATAAAAAGATAAAAGAACCAAAAGATATTTATAAAAGGCTCCTTGAAGAGAGTAAAAATTATCAAAAACTAGAGAGTAATAAAACAGACAAAGTAAGAACTATCATAGAGTTTATTACCAAAAAAGGTGCTGATGAGTTTTATCAACATGCGAAAGACCACAACAAGCTTTTTGATGAGATATTTATCTTAAGTGGTACAATTTTAGAGCCTAGACGAAAAGAGATTATAAACTTTCTTAAAAACACTAATGATAAAAACATTTTGTTAGTGACGACACAAGTGGTAGAAGCTGGTGTGGATATAGATATGGATATAGGCTTTAAAGAAAAATCCCTCATAGATAGTGATGAACAGTTGGCAGGGCGTATCAATCGCAATAGTTCCAAAGAGGGAAATAAACTGTTTTTGTTTGAGATGACAAACGCAAAGGCGAAATTTGTTTACAAAGGCGATAAGAGATTAAATATATCAGTAGATGAAAATGTATTGGAAACTAAGGATTTTGACGCTTATTACAATCAAGTGATTGCGAAGATAAAAACATCAAACGACACGCCGTTTATCGAGGGATTAAAGAGCTATGTTGATCATATTAAAAATCTTAGATTTTCTGAATCTCATGTAAAAATTATAGATATGGAATCGCTGTCTGTTTTTGTACCGCATTGTGACGAAGCGGTTGAGATATGGGAAGAGTATGTCCAAACAATTAAAAATCAAGATGAAGATTATACTTCAAGACAAATAAAGCTACAAAATTTAGCTTCTAAAATATCTCAATATACTTTTTCTTTGGCTGATTATAAAAATAGCGGAATTAACTACTTAAAGAATTATGGAGAAGAAAAATATGGATATTTATATCTAAAAGAATGGGATACAGACTGTGACGGTAAAAAGCTTTATAGTTACAAAGACGGTTTGGATACAAGTGTGTTAAGAGGTGAATTTGTATCGATGATCATATGA
- a CDS encoding type II toxin-antitoxin system PemK/MazF family toxin, with the protein MDYKKGDIVTINFNPKKGDEVGKTRPALIISGDEENKILDTIIVMPLSTQLLNDVEPFRLRIIKRDGLREDSDLLVNHIRTISKKRVGIKIAAISEEEYQSVITNLCKNFQ; encoded by the coding sequence ATGGACTATAAAAAAGGAGATATTGTCACTATAAATTTCAATCCTAAAAAAGGTGATGAGGTGGGCAAGACAAGACCTGCTTTGATTATCTCAGGAGATGAAGAGAATAAAATTTTAGATACTATCATCGTTATGCCTTTATCTACCCAGCTTTTAAATGATGTGGAACCTTTTAGATTAAGAATTATTAAAAGAGATGGCTTAAGGGAAGATTCGGATCTACTCGTAAATCATATAAGAACTATTTCAAAGAAAAGAGTTGGTATCAAAATAGCTGCTATTAGTGAAGAAGAGTACCAAAGTGTGATAACAAATCTATGCAAAAACTTTCAATGA
- a CDS encoding CRISPR-associated protein Cas4, translating into MQKLSMNITGTLINYYFHCKTQCWLHANRLNLEDNSEDVRIGKVLHEINEEKSKKTEIKIDNIKIDKITKDYLSEFKKSDSDPEAVKWQVLLYLYKLKQKGVIRKGKVEYHEKNHNTKTEIFELDEQNEQALLDVLAQINTLIDLPAPPTPQFENKCKKCAYYEYCYI; encoded by the coding sequence ATGCAAAAACTTTCAATGAATATCACCGGAACGCTTATTAACTACTATTTCCATTGCAAAACGCAATGCTGGCTTCACGCCAATCGCTTAAATCTTGAAGACAATAGCGAAGATGTGCGCATCGGCAAAGTCTTACATGAGATCAATGAAGAAAAGAGCAAAAAAACTGAAATCAAGATCGATAACATCAAGATAGACAAAATCACAAAAGACTACTTGAGTGAGTTCAAAAAATCCGATTCCGATCCTGAAGCGGTAAAGTGGCAAGTGTTACTCTATCTGTATAAACTGAAGCAAAAAGGCGTGATACGCAAAGGCAAAGTCGAATATCATGAAAAAAATCACAATACAAAAACAGAGATATTTGAGTTAGATGAGCAAAATGAACAAGCGCTCCTCGATGTCCTTGCTCAGATCAATACACTCATCGACCTCCCAGCTCCGCCCACACCACAGTTCGAAAATAAATGTAAAAAATGTGCTTATTATGAATACTGTTATATCTAA